The genomic stretch ACGTTCGACGACGACTTGGTTGCCTTCAACCTTGATGACCATGTCCTTATGGAACTCACGGGTCAGGGTGCCTTTCGGACCAGTTACGGTCACGACAAAGCCGTTTTGAGTTAACTCAACACCAGCCGGCAACTCAATTACTTTTCTACCGATACGAGACACAAGTTACACCTCCAATCGTAAGAAGCTTCTATTACCAAACGTAGCAGAGAACTTCGCCACCAACTTGAGTGCGGCGAGCCTCTTTATCAGTCATCAGACCGTTCGAAGTGGAGAGGATTGCAATACCCAGACCACCAAGAACACGCGGGATTTCAGTCGATTTTGCGTAAACGCGCAGGCCCGGTTTGGAGATACGCTTCAAACCAGTGATTACACGTTCATTGTTTGCACCGTACTTGAGGAATACGCGGATGATCCCCTGCTTGTTGTCCGGAATGAATTCAGCGTCACGGATGAAACCTTCGCTCTTGAGGATTTCAGCGACTGCTTTCTTCAGGTTGGAGCCCGGGATTTCAACTTTCTCGTGACCAACCATGTTCGCGTTCCGGATACGAGTCAGCATATCTGCGATCGGATCAGTCATCACCATGTGTAAAAACCTCCTTCCCTAATCGCTATCTCTATTACCAGCTGGCTTTCTTCACGCCAGGGAGTTGACCTTTGTACGCCAGTTCACGGAAGCAAATACGGCAAATGCCGAACTTCCGCAAAACCGAGTGCGGACGTCCGCACACACGGCAACGAGTGTATGCGCGGGTGCTGAACTTCGGCGTACGTTGCTGTTTCACGATCATAGCCTTACGAGCCACTGTCCATACCTCCTATAATTTGCGGAATGTTTATGCTTGACGGAACGGCGCGCCCATCAGGCGCAGGAATTCACGGCCTTCTTCGTCGGTCGTAGCGGTGGTTACGAACACGATGTCCATACCCAGCATTTTATCGACCTTTTCGTACTCGATTTCCGGGAAGAGAAGTTGTTCTTTCAGACCGAGCGTGTAGTTACCACGGCCGTCGAACGCCTTCGGGGAAATACCGCGGAAGTCGCGTACACGCGGAAGTGCCACGTTGAACAGCTTGTCGAGGAAATGGTACATACGCTCACCGCGCAGGGTGACTTTTGCACCGATCGGCATGCCTTCGCGAATTTTGAAGCCTGCGATCGACTTCTTCGCTTTGGTGATAACCGGTTTTTGACCGGAGATCAGCTCGAGATCAGCAACAGCTGCGTCCAGTACCTTA from Tumebacillus algifaecis encodes the following:
- the rpsH gene encoding 30S ribosomal protein S8; translation: MVMTDPIADMLTRIRNANMVGHEKVEIPGSNLKKAVAEILKSEGFIRDAEFIPDNKQGIIRVFLKYGANNERVITGLKRISKPGLRVYAKSTEIPRVLGGLGIAILSTSNGLMTDKEARRTQVGGEVLCYVW
- a CDS encoding type Z 30S ribosomal protein S14, giving the protein MARKAMIVKQQRTPKFSTRAYTRCRVCGRPHSVLRKFGICRICFRELAYKGQLPGVKKASW
- the rplE gene encoding 50S ribosomal protein L5; its protein translation is MVARLQEYYKTEVLPALMSKFEYQSVMQAPKLDKIVINMGLGEAVANAKVLDAAVADLELISGQKPVITKAKKSIAGFKIREGMPIGAKVTLRGERMYHFLDKLFNVALPRVRDFRGISPKAFDGRGNYTLGLKEQLLFPEIEYEKVDKMLGMDIVFVTTATTDEEGREFLRLMGAPFRQA